One Excalfactoria chinensis isolate bCotChi1 chromosome 13, bCotChi1.hap2, whole genome shotgun sequence genomic window, AGGTGCTGGCTGCAGACCCACACAGCCCGTTAACAGACAGCCTTACCGTATCCACTCATGCTGCTCTGCCCACCATATCCGCCTCCGTAACCCCCGCTCAGCTGCTGGTTAGCTGGGCCACCATAACTGGATTGGCTTCCTTTCAAGGAGAGAACACAAACATTACAAACTGGCCTGTCTACAAGTCTGCCTGTTACCAACAGTCCGACCCTACCCTGCAGATAGCTCACTCTTTAGCCTAGGTAACCTTCCCCCTAAGCAGATAACAAAACAAGCTTCAAACAGATAACTGGATTTGCAAAAATATTCCTATGATCAAGCAACACCAGCAGTTTCTATGCAGTACAGCGAGTACCTGCTGTTCTCAAGCACAGCCAGAGGGCTCGCTCCCGCAGCTTCTGCTGCCTAACCTGCACAATCCCACGGCACACTGCGGGACAGCTGTTACCTGACACACATCCTGAGAACGGAGGTGTGACTCCACAGTCTGCCCTCAGTAACAACACACAACTCAGCACTTGGAGCTACTTTTGTCTACAATCCTGACAGGAGAGCTCTCCTGTAGCTTACTAACCACTGCTCTTCACCTGCTGCTCGTCTATATGTACTCCTACAGAACCTTCCTATAGGTAAAATGTCagcattactttttaaaaatgtgattaaaatacaacagatacagCACTACATCCATACAGATACCCAGCTCCACCCCTTCAAAGAAAGCCCAAAACACCACCCGCCGTGTTAAGGTCTAAGAAACCAGAAGAGCAAGGTATAAATAAGGGTGTATGTGTGTTACAGCAACAGAGCATCTTTTAAGACTTGTCTTACAAACACACATTTTAGTTTTTGGAACCATGCTGGAGTTCAGTAGAGCAATTCAAACACTCAGCCCAATTTGAAAGAGATTCCCACGCCACCAAGACCAAACCTGAGTGGCAGAGCTCACAGAACAGACACACCTTTCATCACCAACCTGTATTCCGGCCTCCAAAAAGGAAGTGGGAGTGACATGAAAAGGACAGGCATCTCACTGCACTTCCACACCACCGCCATCCCACCATACACATCTACATTCAGCATCAGCTCACTCAACATGTTAACTGTTCAATACCCTGCAGGCTGGTTCACGTACCTGCCAACGTGCTAGTGTTCCAATCCTGAACCACCCCTTCGGACTCCTTGACTGCATGATTAAgataaaaagctgcatttcagtttttatgacAGGCTCTGAATAAGCAAGAAGCTGAGCAAAATTAGCCAGCTCCATTGAACATTAAGCTCTTATTTAACAAGGACAGTCAGACTGTTTATACATACCCATCGCTCCCATCATCTGACTGCCATAGGCACCACCAGTTCCTCCTGCCGTTGAGTTCAAGAAGAGTTCTACGTATCTgtgttctgaaagaaaagcgAGAGCACTTCACACCAAATCCAGCCTCACTGCAACAAAGGCAGCAACAGAATGCTTGGCATCCAACTTGCAGTagatgcagcacagagcagggctgtgcttttcCCTTCACAACAGTTACACTTACGCATATTTGCTTTGTCTTTGGACATGGCAGCCACCGCATCCTCGTGAGTAGCAAATTCAACATCCGCCTCTCCGGTCACTCTGCCATCTGGTCCGATCTCGATGTGTACTCTTACAGGGTTCAGAGGTGAGAAGAACTATATACAAAACACACAGATTAAAATGCACCAATATAGCAGCTTGGTTTTTACAGCAAGTCGTTCTCCGTGCAGGAACGCTTGCTGAAGAGCAGCACGGTTACGACTTGCTGCACCAACTGCAGCACCCTCAGTATGTAAGAACAGCAGATCTGGAACTCACGTTATAGATGTCGTTCTCTGTCGCTCTGTAGGGCAGACCTCTCATGTGGACACAGTGGCCAGTCGTGCTCTGGAAGGTGGACGTCCCGTCGCCGTATCTGTGGTCCGACATTCCTGCAGAGAAGAGAGTCCATTCTAGGTCTTTCAGATGTATTTAAGTTTCTGTTCTATATGTATTGAAGGTTAGTTACAATTCCTATTAGAGATAGCTTACCTCTCCCAAATCTATCAGAACCAAAACCATAGCCATCGCTATACCCATTGTAGTCATCATAACCTCCATAACCTGTAAGTAGACAGGACAACATGATCATCTCAACTGCAGGAATGTCCAACGTACACAAACACGCTGCACGCAATGCTACTAGGAAGTTCTATTTcttccagaagaaataaagcCAGACCCATATACAAACCAGACCGTCAGCTCCAGGCGCTGCTGCTTCCCAGACGAGCAGCTCGCTCTGGCCTTCACACACTCACCTCCCCCGTAAGCACCGCGCCTCATCCTCTCCAAGCCACTTCCTCTACCAAGGCTGTTATATCCGCGGGTAAGCCCAGGTCTGTCGTAAGGACCTGGCCTCTGCATTGCCATCAGCTTGCGTGGAGGGTCGTAGTGAGTGCGCACCTCTGCTCGGCTACTCTTGAAGATCTCAATGTACCTAAAAATGGTTTCCACAGGAAGAAGTCAGGCTCTAATTCCCTCCACAGAAGGCCTTACAATTTCACAATAAAGCAAGACATTCAGTCAGAGCCTTGAAACTGGCAGCATATTTTAAGCCAGGTTTCTTTACATTATACAGGCAATGACATACtactaaaaataagaaagcccTACGTTACTCTTAAACCAGTATATTTTCAAGAAATTACAATTACTGAAGGGTTCGCATGCTCCTCATACCTCACAGTATCCCACCCTTAAGGGTAGGGGAGCAAGACTGAatccccaccccctcccccagaTTTAAAGTGTTAGTCAAGAAAATACAGGAGGGACCGACGTCCACTCAACTCAGCAGTTTTGCTCATGTGGCAATACAAGTAGAGGGTTAAAAACCTGATCTCCACCACGATTTTAACCCATCAGGATGCTACAAGAAGCTCTGCATGTGCTAACGAACCCAGCCTATGCTTCAGTGATTCAGCTTAGGCAAGAAGTGCATGCTTCAATGAAAAATAGTCACAagtaaaatagaataaaaaccCTTTGTGACAATTTCTTGAAAGCTATGCTTATATCACATGGAAGATTAATACAGTAAGAACATTCGTTACATTTCAATTTATAAAACAAGTTTAGAAATTATCACATTTTCTTATGGTAATAAGAGTACTGTGCATGACTTTAGAGCTAAAGGTATAATTGGTGCTATTTGAGAAGTTAAAGCCATAGTCTCTCAACTTTGCCACTTTCAAGCTACTGGTTTTGCACTCCTCCACAATGACCACGTTTTCAAAGCACACAAGCTGAGCccaattttgttttcagtcaatGCAGACAGGCTGTGCCATGCTGCACATAAGGTAGTTAAAAGCGATGACCAAGTTAGAgaccaaaatactgcatttgtTTGGAcatgaatattttcagaagagagaatATGGATTTAATTGGTTACCATAAGAAAAGCGACATATCCAACCAACCATCCATCCCCACCTGTGCCCTATTCTTTCCTTGTGTTTCTTTAGAGCCTTTTCAGCTATTTCCTGTGAAGCAAACTGCACGAAGGCCTCCCCCGTACTCCTCCCCTGGAAGTCCACCGGCAATGTTATCCCATTTGGCACGATTTCCAACCCTTCAACCCAAGGACAAATAACCCCAGTAGGGGGCAATATTAACATCACAAGCCCAGTCATGAGTTTTCTTATAGCTTTAAATACACCAGAAGTTTAGTATTTGTAAACGAATGGTATGTTGATTCTAGAACACtagaagaaaaagcatgtaAACAAGAAATTTCTCATCACATACCATTCGGTTTATGTTCTTAATCcaccctgcagagcacagacatGTTCTGAGTGTCAAAAATAACTCCTCAGAAAAGGCATCCAACGCAGGGTGCATCAAGAACGttacatttaaaaatcttttcaacTCTGCGAAAGTATTTGATTTTAAGACGAACTTTTCAATGTAACAGATTCAAACACATCAAGGTAAACAACTTCACATAACAAGTATTTCTACTAGAAGTCAGTCAAGTGAAAAATCACGCACATGTTAAGTTTCAGTATTCTTATATCTATAGAAGtgcttatttaagaaaaatcatGAATTTCAAAAGCATCAGCTAACGAAGAGAAGAAGCACACTTTATATACCAAGCACATTTAACAGTATTTTAAGATCATATAATTAACCATAGTAAAGTCAAGTTAAAACGTACACACTTTGGAACTGCTCGTTTGCAAAATGCATTCCTTATTCAGAATACAGTAAAGCCTTCTGAACTCATAGGATTAGAAGTATTTTGAGTAAGAGAACAACAATAGGGTGAGTCATCTGCAGGCCGCTAATAACAGTCTAGCCACTCTCAACATTTACAGTTAGATGGTAGAGAATTACTACTCCAAAAATTCTGACGTGCTCGATCATAAATAGGCGAACACATTTCACTCTTGGCATTTACAACGGCATCCCCATtgctaagaaaaataatagataCACAACAGCTGCAAGAAAGTGAGAATTAAAGTCAACAAGACATTCTCTCTCCATCAAAAACAACTAAGCTATTCAACGGGATGGGAACGGGAAAACCTGTatttcagcacagtgcagcaggatgctctggtgtttgttgtttttacctGGGGTGTTATTCAGCAGTAAATCCATACTTTAAGATCACTGGCACAATGCACTGCTTTTTCTATATCCTTCTCAGAAGTCAGAACTAGCTGAGGCTGAGAGGAAACATCCTTCCATTTCAACCACTCTTGTgatttagaaagcaaaatgtttcctGCTACCCTTCCTTGGAACAGTGTGCACAGCACCTATGAATCAGGACGACTTTTGGAAGATTCCTGAgttatttagtaaaataaacacTTAAGAAATTATCTCATGAGTCCAAATAATTAATTGACAACTGCTTATTTGTCTTTGCTACAGATCAGCACACTGCTGGAAGTATTACTGGGTGGCCAGGAGCGCATTCCTGTTTTGGGGGATGTTTCTTTTTCGGTtgctggttttttgttgttggttttcctCCTTTTAGCATTAACCATTACTGCTACAGCTAGTACTTTTACCCCACATACCTGAAAAAAACTGTACAATTTCTTCTTTACTACAGCCAAATGGGAGTCCTCTAAGACGTACAAAACCATCATTAGCCGTATCAGGGCTGTTGGGACCAGTATGCTTCAGAACCCAATCCATTTCAACGTTGTTTGACTTGAAAACTGTAAAAGGCACTTAGAATTAATGCATTGAGGAACGCTCAGCtctttttaaagccatttgCCTTGAAACTAGTCAACTTATGATACAACAGAAGTCCATTTGTCCTTTCACATGCACTTTAGAGACAGAACAAATAACCAAAACCCACCAAATACAAGTACATTTAGTCAGTTACTAGACCAAATCAAACCTTCAACATATCTGTGTCCCAttgtttctctgtcttttttcaGAGCCAGTTTCACATCCTCTTCTGATTCAAGTTCAGCAAATGCTTCTCCACTTGGTCTGCCCTCCCTCGTGTAGATGAAACGGATACCCAAAGGCCCATTCAGAATTTTGcagtctgaaaaacagaaacaaggagCTCAATTAATTTAGTCATTAGAGGAATGTGGCAGCTTTAAAAGCTTCACATattctagaaggaaaaaaaaccctgaaattgTATAAGACAGAAACAGTAGCATTCTTATTCTTGTTGCAAtagtttctttttaagaaaaatattttgctgttatgttattttgctttaatatttttaagaaagatatTTTGTTAAATATGCCTTTGATCACAGCTGATAAACTTTCCTGTCAGCATAAATTGAGATCAGTACCAACAATCAAGTAGAGCATAATGTACAAAGTCAGAACCAGATCTAATGTATCACATTCCTGAAATAGTTACCAGTTACAACAGTATCAAGAACTACTTTAAGTTTGAAATTTTTATTCAAACAGAAGATTCTCAGCCCTGAAGGCTCAAAACCTGGAATACCTGTAGGTATTCCAACAGATCTCTTAGCTACATTTGTCCAGTTCCTGCTTGAGAAGCGTGCCTTTCTACACTGCATCCTAGCAGGGGCGCTTCCTTCACAAACTTTGCTGGCTACTGAAGTACTCTCAACTTCCTTCAACCACCAGCTGCAGCGTTCCTGGAGAAACCCTGGTGAATCCCAGTCCCCTGAACCCCTATTCCCTCAGTTCTGCTTACCAGAGAAAAACCTCTGCACCTCCTCGGTGGAGCAGGACCAGGGCAGCCCCCTCACTTTCACCACGTATCCCTCGCTGCTCTCCGTGTTCAGCATCACATTGGAGGTCAGATTTGGCTCCGCCTCGGTCTCAGTGGTGGCTGCAGAAGATCAAAGCGGTCCCTTTGAGCGGCCACAAAGCGCGGCCACCACCCGCACCCCTCCGAGCGCCCGGCGGacccccggcccggccctcccACCCGAAGCCTCCTCTACCTCGGACCACTGCCCgcctcacacacacagagccGCTCCCGCCCGGCGCAGCCGCCCCCCCTGCCCGCGCCCAGCCCCCATCCCCGCACGCACACATGGTGGGGCTCCGCGGTGGTTCTAGGGCTCCGAGCCTGATCCGCTGTCCGGAGAGCGCCTAGTCCCAGTCAGGCGGCAGCAAGCGGGCGAGCCTGTGGCGAGAGCGCGCTAGGAAATGGCGGCGGGTACTCCCGCTTCCGCTGGGCCGGGCCTTCCGCCGCACAAAGAACCCCGACCCCACGCACCGTCCGGGCGGGCCCGCCGACGCTCACCGCACTCTGTTCCGGCTCGGGGACCCGGAGCTCGGCGGGAGCGCGGCACGCGGCCACCGGAGCGAGCAGCACCGCTCACCGCCTCCTCGGCGTGGCTGGGCCGGCGCGCACGCGCACCACGCCGCCAACCGGGGAGCCTCCGTCCCCCCCCCGCAGGCCCTGCCCGCGCATGCTCTGTAGCGCCACCACGCTCGGCCGCCCCGGGACACAACCCCCTACGCAGACGTTCCCCGCGCCGCTCCCGCCAAGTTGCGCATGCGTCCTCGCTAATCTAcgctccccctccctcctcccttcgCCCCCCTCCCCCACGGTTTGTGCGCATGCGTCGCCTGCCTACTGCGCTGAACAAAGCCGTGGCGCTCACTGCCGCGCACAGCGCGGGCCGGGCACAGACGCCTCTGAGCGCCGCTCTCCACGCAG contains:
- the HNRNPH1 gene encoding heterogeneous nuclear ribonucleoprotein H isoform X1; this encodes MDPCHTEETEGEIPGLGFSDRSEQIVSRGVASAFEAATTETEAEPNLTSNVMLNTESSEGYVVKVRGLPWSCSTEEVQRFFSDCKILNGPLGIRFIYTREGRPSGEAFAELESEEDVKLALKKDRETMGHRYVEVFKSNNVEMDWVLKHTGPNSPDTANDGFVRLRGLPFGCSKEEIVQFFSGLEIVPNGITLPVDFQGRSTGEAFVQFASQEIAEKALKKHKERIGHRYIEIFKSSRAEVRTHYDPPRKLMAMQRPGPYDRPGLTRGYNSLGRGSGLERMRRGAYGGGYGGYDDYNGYSDGYGFGSDRFGRDLEWTLFSAGMSDHRYGDGTSTFQSTTGHCVHMRGLPYRATENDIYNFFSPLNPVRVHIEIGPDGRVTGEADVEFATHEDAVAAMSKDKANMQHRYVELFLNSTAGGTGGAYGSQMMGAMVKESEGVVQDWNTSTLAGSQSSYGGPANQQLSGGYGGGYGGQSSMSGYDPGSQGAMNSSYYSSGNRASMGVNGMGGMSNMSNMSGGWGM
- the HNRNPH1 gene encoding heterogeneous nuclear ribonucleoprotein H isoform X11, which translates into the protein MSTTETEAEPNLTSNVMLNTESSEGYVVKVRGLPWSCSTEEVQRFFSDCKILNGPLGIRFIYTREGRPSGEAFAELESEEDVKLALKKDRETMGHRYVEVFKSNNVEMDWVLKHTGPNSPDTANDGFVRLRGLPFGCSKEEIVQFFSGLEIVPNGITLPVDFQGRSTGEAFVQFASQEIAEKALKKHKERIGHRYIEIFKSSRAEVRTHYDPPRKLMAMQRPGPYDRPGLTRGYNSLGRGSGLERMRRGAYGGGYGGYDDYNGYSDGYGFGSDRFGRGMSDHRYGDGTSTFQSTTGHCVHMRGLPYRATENDIYNFFSPLNPVRVHIEIGPDGRVTGEADVEFATHEDAVAAMSKDKANMQHRYVELFLNSTAGGTGGAYGSQMMGAMVKESEGVVQDWNTSTLAGSQSSYGGPANQQLSGGYGGGYGGQSSMSGYDPGSQGAMNSSYYSSGNRASMGVNGMGGMSNMSNMSGGWGM
- the HNRNPH1 gene encoding heterogeneous nuclear ribonucleoprotein H isoform X9 — translated: MSTTETEAEPNLTSNVMLNTESSEGYVVKVRGLPWSCSTEEVQRFFSDCKILNGPLGIRFIYTREGRPSGEAFAELESEEDVKLALKKDRETMGHRYVEVFKSNNVEMDWVLKHTGPNSPDTANDGFVRLRGLPFGCSKEEIVQFFSGLEIVPNGITLPVDFQGRSTGEAFVQFASQEIAEKALKKHKERIGHRYIEIFKSSRAEVRTHYDPPRKLMAMQRPGPYDRPGLTRGYNSLGRGSGLERMRRGAYGGGYGGYDDYNGYSDGYGFGSDRFGRDLEWTLFSAGMSDHRYGDGTSTFQSTTGHCVHMRGLPYRATENDIYNFFSPLNPVRVHIEIGPDGRVTGEADVEFATHEDAVAAMSKDKANMQHRYVELFLNSTAGGTGGAYGSQMMGAMVKESEGVVQDWNTSTLAGSQSSYGGPANQQLSGGYGGGYGGQSSMSGYDPGSQGAMNSSYYSSGNRASMGVNGMGGMSNMSNMSGGWGM
- the HNRNPH1 gene encoding heterogeneous nuclear ribonucleoprotein H isoform X3; the encoded protein is MDPCHTEETEGEIPGLGFSDRSEQIVSRGVASAFEAATTETEAEPNLTSNVMLNTESSEGYVVKVRGLPWSCSTEEVQRFFSDCKILNGPLGIRFIYTREGRPSGEAFAELESEEDVKLALKKDRETMGHRYVEVFKSNNVEMDWVLKHTGPNSPDTANDGFVRLRGLPFGCSKEEIVQFFSGLEIVPNGITLPVDFQGRSTGEAFVQFASQEIAEKALKKHKERIGHRYIEIFKSSRAEVRTHYDPPRKLMAMQRPGPYDRPGLTRGYNSLGRGSGLERMRRGAYGGGYGGYDDYNGYSDGYGFGSDRFGRGMSDHRYGDGTSTFQSTTGHCVHMRGLPYRATENDIYNFFSPLNPVRVHIEIGPDGRVTGEADVEFATHEDAVAAMSKDKANMQHRYVELFLNSTAGGTGGAYGSQMMGAMVKESEGVVQDWNTSTLAGSQSSYGGPANQQLSGGYGGGYGGQSSMSGYDPGSQGAMNSSYYSSGNRASMGVNGMGGMSNMSNMSGGWGM
- the HNRNPH1 gene encoding heterogeneous nuclear ribonucleoprotein H isoform X12 — translated: MDPCHTEETEGEIPGLATTETEAEPNLTSNVMLNTESSEGYVVKVRGLPWSCSTEEVQRFFSDCKILNGPLGIRFIYTREGRPSGEAFAELESEEDVKLALKKDRETMGHRYVEVFKSNNVEMDWVLKHTGPNSPDTANDGFVRLRGLPFGCSKEEIVQFFSGLEIVPNGITLPVDFQGRSTGEAFVQFASQEIAEKALKKHKERIGHRYIEIFKSSRAEVRTHYDPPRKLMAMQRPGPYDRPGLTRGYNSLGRGSGLERMRRGAYGGGYGGYDDYNGYSDGYGFGSDRFGREWTLFSAGMSDHRYGDGTSTFQSTTGHCVHMRGLPYRATENDIYNFFSPLNPVRVHIEIGPDGRVTGEADVEFATHEDAVAAMSKDKANMQHRYVELFLNSTAGGTGGAYGSQMMGAMVKESEGVVQDWNTSTLAGSQSSYGGPANQQLSGGYGGGYGGQSSMSGYGWVFLNTQNELSSRT
- the HNRNPH1 gene encoding heterogeneous nuclear ribonucleoprotein H isoform X13; translated protein: MDPCHTEETEGEIPGLATTETEAEPNLTSNVMLNTESSEGYVVKVRGLPWSCSTEEVQRFFSDCKILNGPLGIRFIYTREGRPSGEAFAELESEEDVKLALKKDRETMGHRYVEVFKSNNVEMDWVLKHTGPNSPDTANDGFVRLRGLPFGCSKEEIVQFFSGLEIVPNGITLPVDFQGRSTGEAFVQFASQEIAEKALKKHKERIGHRYIEIFKSSRAEVRTHYDPPRKLMAMQRPGPYDRPGLTRGYNSLGRGSGLERMRRGAYGGGYGGYDDYNGYSDGYGFGSDRFGRGMSDHRYGDGTSTFQSTTGHCVHMRGLPYRATENDIYNFFSPLNPVRVHIEIGPDGRVTGEADVEFATHEDAVAAMSKDKANMQHRYVELFLNSTAGGTGGAYGSQMMGAMVKESEGVVQDWNTSTLAGSQSSYGGPANQQLSGGYGGGYGGQSSMSGYGWVFLNTQNELSSRT
- the HNRNPH1 gene encoding heterogeneous nuclear ribonucleoprotein H isoform X8, encoding MDPCHTEETEGEIPGLATTETEAEPNLTSNVMLNTESSEGYVVKVRGLPWSCSTEEVQRFFSDCKILNGPLGIRFIYTREGRPSGEAFAELESEEDVKLALKKDRETMGHRYVEVFKSNNVEMDWVLKHTGPNSPDTANDGFVRLRGLPFGCSKEEIVQFFSGLEIVPNGITLPVDFQGRSTGEAFVQFASQEIAEKALKKHKERIGHRYIEIFKSSRAEVRTHYDPPRKLMAMQRPGPYDRPGLTRGYNSLGRGSGLERMRRGAYGGGYGGYDDYNGYSDGYGFGSDRFGRGMSDHRYGDGTSTFQSTTGHCVHMRGLPYRATENDIYNFFSPLNPVRVHIEIGPDGRVTGEADVEFATHEDAVAAMSKDKANMQHRYVELFLNSTAGGTGGAYGSQMMGAMVKESEGVVQDWNTSTLAGSQSSYGGPANQQLSGGYGGGYGGQSSMSGYDPGSQGAMNSSYYSSGNRASMGVNGMGGMSNMSNMSGGWGM
- the HNRNPH1 gene encoding heterogeneous nuclear ribonucleoprotein H isoform X4, which translates into the protein MDPCHTEETEGEIPGLATTETEAEPNLTSNVMLNTESSEGYVVKVRGLPWSCSTEEVQRFFSDCKILNGPLGIRFIYTREGRPSGEAFAELESEEDVKLALKKDRETMGHRYVEVFKSNNVEMDWVLKHTGPNSPDTANDGFVRLRGLPFGCSKEEIVQFFSGLEIVPNGITLPVDFQGRSTGEAFVQFASQEIAEKALKKHKERIGHRYIEIFKSSRAEVRTHYDPPRKLMAMQRPGPYDRPGLTRGYNSLGRGSGLERMRRGAYGGGYGGYDDYNGYSDGYGFGSDRFGRDLEWTLFSAGMSDHRYGDGTSTFQSTTGHCVHMRGLPYRATENDIYNFFSPLNPVRVHIEIGPDGRVTGEADVEFATHEDAVAAMSKDKANMQHRYVELFLNSTAGGTGGAYGSQMMGAMVKESEGVVQDWNTSTLAGSQSSYGGPANQQLSGGYGGGYGGQSSMSGYDPGSQGAMNSSYYSSGNRASMGVNGMGGMSNMSNMSGGWGM
- the HNRNPH1 gene encoding heterogeneous nuclear ribonucleoprotein H isoform X10 encodes the protein MDPCHTEETEGEIPGLGFSDRSEQIVSRGVASAFEAATTETEAEPNLTSNVMLNTESSEGYVVKVRGLPWSCSTEEVQRFFSDCKILNGPLGIRFIYTREGRPSGEAFAELESEEDVKLALKKDRETMGHRYVEVFKSNNVEMDWVLKHTGPNSPDTANDGFVRLRGLPFGCSKEEIVQFFSGLEIVPNGITLPVDFQGRSTGEAFVQFASQEIAEKALKKHKERIGHRYIEIFKSSRAEVRTHYDPPRKLMAMQRPGPYDRPGLTRGYNSLGRGSGLERMRRGAYGGGYGGYDDYNGYSDGYGFGSDRFGRGMSDHRYGDGTSTFQSTTGHCVHMRGLPYRATENDIYNFFSPLNPVRVHIEIGPDGRVTGEADVEFATHEDAVAAMSKDKANMQHRYVELFLNSTAGGTGGAYGSQMMGAMVKESEGVVQDWNTSTLAGSQSSYGGPANQQLSGGYGGGYGGQSSMSGYGWVFLNTQNELSSRT
- the HNRNPH1 gene encoding heterogeneous nuclear ribonucleoprotein H isoform X7 — encoded protein: MDPCHTEETEGEIPGLGFSDRSEQIVSRGVASAFEAATTETEAEPNLTSNVMLNTESSEGYVVKVRGLPWSCSTEEVQRFFSDCKILNGPLGIRFIYTREGRPSGEAFAELESEEDVKLALKKDRETMGHRYVEVFKSNNVEMDWVLKHTGPNSPDTANDGFVRLRGLPFGCSKEEIVQFFSGLEIVPNGITLPVDFQGRSTGEAFVQFASQEIAEKALKKHKERIGHRYIEIFKSSRAEVRTHYDPPRKLMAMQRPGPYDRPGLTRGYNSLGRGSGLERMRRGAYGGGYGGYDDYNGYSDGYGFGSDRFGREWTLFSAGMSDHRYGDGTSTFQSTTGHCVHMRGLPYRATENDIYNFFSPLNPVRVHIEIGPDGRVTGEADVEFATHEDAVAAMSKDKANMQHRYVELFLNSTAGGTGGAYGSQMMGAMVKESEGVVQDWNTSTLAGSQSSYGGPANQQLSGGYGGGYGGQSSMSGYGWVFLNTQNELSSRT
- the HNRNPH1 gene encoding heterogeneous nuclear ribonucleoprotein H isoform X2 translates to MDPCHTEETEGEIPGLGFSDRSEQIVSRGVASAFEAATTETEAEPNLTSNVMLNTESSEGYVVKVRGLPWSCSTEEVQRFFSDCKILNGPLGIRFIYTREGRPSGEAFAELESEEDVKLALKKDRETMGHRYVEVFKSNNVEMDWVLKHTGPNSPDTANDGFVRLRGLPFGCSKEEIVQFFSGLEIVPNGITLPVDFQGRSTGEAFVQFASQEIAEKALKKHKERIGHRYIEIFKSSRAEVRTHYDPPRKLMAMQRPGPYDRPGLTRGYNSLGRGSGLERMRRGAYGGGYGGYDDYNGYSDGYGFGSDRFGREWTLFSAGMSDHRYGDGTSTFQSTTGHCVHMRGLPYRATENDIYNFFSPLNPVRVHIEIGPDGRVTGEADVEFATHEDAVAAMSKDKANMQHRYVELFLNSTAGGTGGAYGSQMMGAMVKESEGVVQDWNTSTLAGSQSSYGGPANQQLSGGYGGGYGGQSSMSGYDPGSQGAMNSSYYSSGNRASMGVNGMGGMSNMSNMSGGWGM
- the HNRNPH1 gene encoding heterogeneous nuclear ribonucleoprotein H isoform X6; translated protein: MDPCHTEETEGEIPGLGFSDRSEQIVSRGVASAFEAATTETEAEPNLTSNVMLNTESSEGYVVKVRGLPWSCSTEEVQRFFSDCKILNGPLGIRFIYTREGRPSGEAFAELESEEDVKLALKKDRETMGHRYVEVFKSNNVEMDWVLKHTGPNSPDTANDGFVRLRGLPFGCSKEEIVQFFSGLEIVPNGITLPVDFQGRSTGEAFVQFASQEIAEKALKKHKERIGHRYIEIFKSSRAEVRTHYDPPRKLMAMQRPGPYDRPGLTRGYNSLGRGSGLERMRRGAYGGGYGGYDDYNGYSDGYGFGSDRFGRDLEWTLFSAGMSDHRYGDGTSTFQSTTGHCVHMRGLPYRATENDIYNFFSPLNPVRVHIEIGPDGRVTGEADVEFATHEDAVAAMSKDKANMQHRYVELFLNSTAGGTGGAYGSQMMGAMVKESEGVVQDWNTSTLAGSQSSYGGPANQQLSGGYGGGYGGQSSMSGYGWVFLNTQNELSSRT
- the HNRNPH1 gene encoding heterogeneous nuclear ribonucleoprotein H isoform X5; the protein is MDPCHTEETEGEIPGLATTETEAEPNLTSNVMLNTESSEGYVVKVRGLPWSCSTEEVQRFFSDCKILNGPLGIRFIYTREGRPSGEAFAELESEEDVKLALKKDRETMGHRYVEVFKSNNVEMDWVLKHTGPNSPDTANDGFVRLRGLPFGCSKEEIVQFFSGLEIVPNGITLPVDFQGRSTGEAFVQFASQEIAEKALKKHKERIGHRYIEIFKSSRAEVRTHYDPPRKLMAMQRPGPYDRPGLTRGYNSLGRGSGLERMRRGAYGGGYGGYDDYNGYSDGYGFGSDRFGREWTLFSAGMSDHRYGDGTSTFQSTTGHCVHMRGLPYRATENDIYNFFSPLNPVRVHIEIGPDGRVTGEADVEFATHEDAVAAMSKDKANMQHRYVELFLNSTAGGTGGAYGSQMMGAMVKESEGVVQDWNTSTLAGSQSSYGGPANQQLSGGYGGGYGGQSSMSGYDPGSQGAMNSSYYSSGNRASMGVNGMGGMSNMSNMSGGWGM